Proteins encoded by one window of Rhineura floridana isolate rRhiFlo1 chromosome 9, rRhiFlo1.hap2, whole genome shotgun sequence:
- the FBXW7 gene encoding F-box/WD repeat-containing protein 7 isoform X5, whose protein sequence is MNQELLSVGSKRRRTGGSIRGNASSSQVDEEQMNRVVEVEEQQQQQQQQQLRQQEQVHVARNGEIGGGEPGVCHRNESQQEQLEENNNRFIAVDEEYSGNQEEEEDEHAGEQEEEEMEEDEEEMDQDSDDFDQSDESSRDDERTNSNTVTNSNSIMDLAIHPQSSPFYIKSKG, encoded by the coding sequence ATGAATCAGGAACTGCTCTCTGTTGGCAGTAAGAGGCGAAGAACTGGTGGATCTATTCGAGGTAATGCTTCCTCAAGCCAAGTGGATGAAGAGCAGATGAACCGAGTTGTAGAggtggaggagcagcagcagcaacagcagcaacaacaattacGGCAACAAGAGCAAGTGCATGTGGCACGGAATGGAGAAATAGGTGGTGGGGAACCTGGAGTTTGCCACAGAAATGAGTCCCAGCAAGAACAATTAGAAGAAAATAACAACAGATTTATTGCAGTGGATGAAGAATATTCTGgtaaccaagaagaagaagaagatgaacaTGCTGGTGAACAAGAGGAGGAAGAGATGGAGGAGGACGAGGAAGAAATGGACCAGGACAGTGATGATTTTGATCAGTCTGATGAAAGTAGCAGGGATGATGAACGCACTAATAGTAATACTGTCACAAATTCAAATAGTATCATGGACTTAGCAATACATCCGCAGTCATCTCCGTTCTACATAAAATCAAAG